The window GGAATGTACCAGATCACGGCGCAGGACCTGCTCGCCTCGCAGCGTCTGCGCAATCTCCTAATGACCCACCTCGCACACCTCTTCCAGTCGCATCCGGGCCTGCTTATCGTCTCCCCGACGACCCCGATCCCTGGGTGGCACATCGACGGCGAGAATGACCTGTCCCGTGGCCTGTCGGATGGCAAATCCTCCGTTCGCAATATGGAGTATGTCTGGCTGGCTAATTTCACGGGCTGTCCTGCCATCAACTGTCCCGCTGGCTATGATCCTGACACTGGCGTGCCTATCGGCGTCATGGCGATGGGTGAATGGGGTGCCGAGGAGGACTTGCTGCTTTTCGCGCGTGATCACGAACATATCCTCGATCTTCCTGCTGCTCTGCCTCCTGTTGCGAGTGGGGATGGTGACGCCTCTGGGACAAAGGGCCTGCGTGCTCCTGCGTCTAAAGATGCTTTTTGGGAAGATGTCATTGCTAGagccaaggagaagatggcttCTGCTTGATTTGGCCGGTGACGTGAGTTGATGATCTAGGGGGTGGGTATGTTATGGTTGTACACACCATGTCTGCAGCCAGTACATGTTTCTTTGGCAATACGTAGTTCCAAATTATGTTCAATAATCTTGTTATTCAATGTACCCATACTCTGCCACAGTGTTATGCAAtaagggaaagagagaggtACCATAATACATTCCCATGCAAGCTCAAAGCTACTAGGACTAAACGCCAAAGCGGACAGTGACAGAGGCAGTCTCCACCTAAGAAACCGATGGTTGCACTCACAACACCACTACCTACCAATATAAACGAAAAAGACGATAACCGCCATGCGCCAAACAACCCAAAAAACAAAGTACCAGCCTTCGCCCTTCTGCAATATTCCACCGTCTCCTTTCCGCTTGTCTTTTCAAATCCATATCCCCTGCAACGGATCCGGAAGAAAGAATTCACAACCCAAACTCGCCGCCTCGCCGTGCGCTCGTAACTCACGCAAGATCTGATCCCCAGGCGGAGGGCCGTCGGTGAGATGCTCTTTGATGTGAATAATATAAACCGACAGTCCCGCCAGAGGGAGAGGGTTTGAGTCcgcccagctggaggaaTTAGGGATCGAATCATCCGCAGGAGCAGCGCCGGGGCCACCGGGCAGAGAGAATGATTCAGCCCTCGCACTGGCGGCCAGGGTTGCGTCGGGCATGTCTTTCTCGACGATGGAGTTATTGCGGGACTGTGTAGGGCAATTCACATTGATGTTCATGTTCACCCCGGACGAATTGCTCTGCGAGCGCTTCGACTTCGGGCTCACTTGATCGGGAGGAACATCGCCAACGATGGTAGTCCCAGCGCGTTTGCGCTTCTTATCCGCTTGCGCGGCCGAGTCGCGCATGTCGACGACCTTCGCTGCGAGTATGGTGAGTTCCGCGGCGAGATGGCGCGGGCACATGTGTCCGTAGAGATATGCGTCGTCGATGCTGTCATTGTAGGAGCATTCGATAAATATTGCTCGCAGGGTGCCGGCTGCGATCTTGGGGGCTGCCGTGTCCCATACGAGCTTGTTGTGTCCTTCCAGGGATACGGAGTCGGGCTCTAcgtcgccgaagacgatgatcTCGTTGCCTGTACTGTGGTCGCGGAGGAAGAATGCTGAGCTCTCGACCGTTGCGAGACCGGAGTCTTTCTGGTTTGCTGGGAGCAGTCTGGGAGAGCGGGCCGGCGAGTAGAATCTAGATCATAACATTAGTGCGATTCCATGACTTGGGAGGTGTTTCTCTCTCTTACGCTCCTGCTTCTGTGTGATCGACCGATATTGCCCTCGACGGAAGCATTAACTGATCCGACGCAAAGACCGCGCTGCCCACTCGATGATGCGCTCCGCTTTCCGGATGATATTTCTGTTTGCACCGCCCGTGACTGACACTGAGACATTTGGTCAACAGCCCGTTGCAAGCCCGGACATATCCTCTTGCTTCACCACGACCAAACCTGGGATTCCCGCCTTCAACCAAACGCTGATAGGTGAGAAGACCAGCTCCACCGTCTTCGTCTGAGAGATTAGGCCAAATGACATCATTGAACATGTGGTTTTTCATAGCAGAGAGCACAGACGGTAACGCCGCAACGGGTTTCGGGCCACTTCCAGCCTCTAGGATCGGCGTGTTGATCGCCAACCCGGAGATATGGTCGAGGTGGGCGTGCGTGATGAggacggcgccgatgatctCCCGAAAAACATGCGCCGCATTAGCCTCTGCAGTCTCGCAGGGAAGCTGCAGGCCAGCGAAGGGTCCTTCCTGCAGGACATTCTGCTCATCTTTCGATGGCATGTACTCGGCGAGCAACCGGATGATGCCAGCAAGGAGAGTACCAGCATCGACGGCAACGACTGAATCGGGAGACCatgttgtcgatgttgaCCGGACAAGAAGGCCAGTGACCCGGTCTTCACGGGGCCCACCGCTCGGTCCCTGAGGCTCATAGTCAGCTTCTTATTCCCAACGCGCAATTGCAAACCAAGCCCACGGGTATACACGTGATTGTAGCTAAAGGTGACCTACCAAGACAATGACATGGAACGCAGCCTTGTCGGCCATTGTCCTCACTGCCCAGGGTCTTGCTGTGAAACAAGGGCAATCAGGAAGCGCAAGGGTGGGTGGAGCagcggagaaaaggaagaaatgaGACACACAAGCTTCCTCGAAAGGTGTGTAGGCGGATCGTATTGTCTCACAGAGTCCTCCTCCCTCTGGCAGGCTGTCGTGTGTCGTGTGGCTGGAAATACTCCTAGACGCTGGAAATCAAACGCGCGTACCAGGGATGCGATCTTGACGGTCAACAGGCGCTTCCACTCATAGATAAATTGCTGTCCCACTGCCGTTCGTACTAGAGACGCGCCTCAGGCAAGCGGTCCACTGCAGACAGACACACGGCCGGTGTGGCTCCTGGGGAGTCTCCAGCTCCGGTGGACTTTCCCCAGCCCGTATCACAGTCGCGGGGCACCTTGCGCAGAGTAGCACAGGTGTAATTGTGTCAGAGCCCGGATGACGAGTAGGAATGGAGGCCTCCCAAGGCGCGAGAAACCGGAGTGTTTGTGTGGGTGAGCTTGCTAGTTACTTGACAGGTAGGCCGGTGCTGTGACGCGCGGAATGAGGCGAGGATAGAGCGGAATTGCGACAGGATGTCGGGGAAAGCCTGACTTCAACAGAACATGGATGGTTAGCAGCTTGCAGACTTGAGGGAAACTCCAGGTGTCTCACGGGCTGGAGAGTTTAAGAGGGTTGCAAATGGTCAGGAAGCAAGTGGGCTGGAGCGATCAGAGCTTCTCGGGCGTTGGGGGCGGTTCTCCTTGGCGGTGCCCACGGGGATCTCCGTCAGCAGCGAGGGATCCAGCTGGGGCTAATGAGTGGAGAGGTGCTGGAAAGAAGGGCCATTTGAGGTCGCAGGCGTTGGCAGCGGTCCTGATAAGCGATGAGATCAGAACGGCTATCGATAAGTCGGTCAATGACGCAGTGGAGAGGAGTGGATATGTAGAGCTCAACCCCACGGGGACTAGTTGGTGAGATCCATCATGATAATGGCAATGTACAAATCTTTGTTCTGGTCAAAGAGGAAACAAATAAGAGGTGAACAAGTAAGAATGATAGTGGCCTAAACCCGTATACGTGACTTCATAGAGATTGATGAGGAGAAAATAAAGAACCACCCGACTCAAAAATCCCATATAGGTATCCCAGACAATCCTGCCCTTTCCCTGCGGAGCTGAAGAAACGCCGTCCGTGAAAACCCGCTAATAAAACGACAAAGAAATGAGAGAGCCGCAATGATCGCAAAGTATGTTCAGTAGCCAGAGAGCCAAACGACTACAGAGAATGCTGTGCGCGTGTGTTTAGGGGTCGGTTCCGACCACGGTTTGGTAGCTTGGGAGATTCTGGGTATCTTCGGGCCAGTCGTGAGGAGCCGCAGGTTGGGACTCCCGGGCTGGAAATTCCAAGGAGGCATCGCTGCCTCGACGACTGCTTCCGGGGCTCGAATACTCCGGAGGTGGAATGCCTTGCTCGTCCGGGTCCCCAGGTAAGGGCGTTGGGGCAAGGCTCGTAAGATCTTCATCATTGGTAGTGATCCGGCTGGACCCCTCACCGGCATCCTCGTTGGAAGGGATGTGGGCCAGTTGGGCAAGAGAGATGTCGGTTGGAGATCGGACAGGGCCTGGACTAAGTCTGATACTCGAGTTCGTCGCAGAAAAGTTCGCGTTTTGATACACCCGCTGCGAGATCTGAGAAGCGCTCTCGCGCCCCGTTTCGAGTAAGATGCTGCCTTGCTCGCTGCCATAGGGTGGGGGCGGGGCCAAACTCCCCGTCATAGGCGCCAGACCCCATTTTTTGACGTTGGCTTCGATAAACACAAATCCCATTTGTCCAAAGTTCACATGAATGCTGCAGGGTCCGTTCGCGCCGACTGTAGGGAACAGGTTCTGGGCGCGGTAGTTGTGCGCCACGTCTTCGAGTTTCTTACCATTGCGTGTGAAGAAAACCGTGCCCACTCGAGGCCGATAACCAACACCGATGACATCGCCTTGAAGGAGCGGGGGCCCGTATGGTGTTGGATTGAATGGTTGGTTATGTCTGCGATGACCGGTCGACTGATAGGCTACCGAGACTTTGTGGAAGCCTAGCTAGTTGTCAGCGGATATAGACGATCACGGAAACCAAGGGCACCAACCGGGCATGCGGAAGAGGGGATACGGCTTGGTCGTGAGACCAACACCAATCGTCGTCGACTCCGGCTTATCGTAGATCTTTGCTTCCCAGTAGTAGACCTCGTTCTgtttggggatggggagatTGGTCTGGACAC of the Penicillium psychrofluorescens genome assembly, chromosome: 1 genome contains:
- a CDS encoding uncharacterized protein (ID:PFLUO_001056-T1.cds;~source:funannotate), with translation MADKAAFHVIVLGPSGGPREDRVTGLLVRSTSTTWSPDSVVAVDAGTLLAGIIRLLAEYMPSKDEQNVLQEGPFAGLQLPCETAEANAAHVFREIIGAVLITHAHLDHISGLAINTPILEAGSGPKPVAALPSVLSAMKNHMFNDVIWPNLSDEDGGAGLLTYQRLVEGGNPRFGRGEARGYVRACNGLLTKCLSVSHGRCKQKYHPESGAHHRVGSAVFASDQLMLPSRAISVDHTEAGAFYSPARSPRLLPANQKDSGLATVESSAFFLRDHSTGNEIIVFGDVEPDSVSLEGHNKLVWDTAAPKIAAGTLRAIFIECSYNDSIDDAYLYGHMCPRHLAAELTILAAKVVDMRDSAAQADKKRKRAGTTIVGDVPPDQVSPKSKRSQSNSSGVNMNINVNCPTQSRNNSIVEKDMPDATLAASARAESFSLPGGPGAAPADDSIPNSSSWADSNPLPLAGLSVYIIHIKEHLTDGPPPGDQILRELRAHGEAASLGCEFFLPDPLQGIWI
- a CDS encoding uncharacterized protein (ID:PFLUO_001057-T1.cds;~source:funannotate) yields the protein MQGSEASGSGALADLPSTLRTVIGNPPTSPIGFASSQSQPTLIPTGISPSRQQILGNLQNGISSLDFQGDRLVAGGDSPGSTGKGILIGILSAFGSAIVAVVILAVFFFFKYTRRGRIMLDRIGRPGEYDDEQAFAREEEAALEDMDDLSRSEYFRAKAFVQANPAESMQTDISLSQFLAIQEKGVSAWEFQPELEIANCFVEGRTEIEFFDSECSVQTNLPIPKQNEVYYWEAKIYDKPESTTIGVGLTTKPYPLFRMPGFHKVSVAYQSTGHRRHNQPFNPTPYGPPLLQGDVIGVGYRPRVGTVFFTRNGKKLEDVAHNYRAQNLFPTVGANGPCSIHVNFGQMGFVFIEANVKKWGLAPMTGSLAPPPPYGSEQGSILLETGRESASQISQRVYQNANFSATNSSIRLSPGPVRSPTDISLAQLAHIPSNEDAGEGSSRITTNDEDLTSLAPTPLPGDPDEQGIPPPEYSSPGSSRRGSDASLEFPARESQPAAPHDWPEDTQNLPSYQTVVGTDP